A single genomic interval of Streptomyces graminofaciens harbors:
- a CDS encoding ABC transporter permease encodes MAGSVLAPAPPAAGPKAPAVSQGRLRRALSERRTRFGLLNAAPVVIYLLVLFVYPIFSTLLLSLKGEGGGWTLHWYADALQGSNLKVLLTTLRISAETSLLSLVIGFLLAAAVSRLKPLWAGLVMIIVIVPHFISALVRTYGWIILLGEHGVINDALTDLGVPGAPFQMLYNELGVVIGTTSVMLPYTVLLLYAVMKGIDRRLPAAAASMGAGRLTIFRRVYLPMVAPGLVNAGILCFILCLGYYLTPALMGGPKQAMVASLISEQVMKQSQWNGAAALGIILLLLTFGGLLLLRLIKVLSEAAKNRGIS; translated from the coding sequence ATGGCCGGATCCGTTCTCGCCCCCGCGCCTCCCGCCGCGGGCCCCAAGGCTCCCGCCGTTTCCCAGGGACGGCTCCGCCGCGCGCTGTCCGAGCGCCGTACCCGCTTCGGGCTGCTCAACGCCGCCCCCGTGGTCATCTATCTGCTGGTGCTGTTCGTCTACCCGATCTTCAGCACCCTGCTCCTCAGCCTCAAGGGCGAGGGCGGCGGCTGGACGCTGCACTGGTACGCAGACGCCCTCCAGGGCTCCAACCTGAAGGTCCTCCTCACCACCCTGCGGATCTCCGCCGAGACCTCGCTGCTCAGCCTCGTCATCGGCTTCCTGCTGGCCGCCGCCGTCTCCCGGCTCAAGCCGCTGTGGGCAGGCCTGGTGATGATCATCGTCATCGTGCCGCACTTCATCAGCGCCCTGGTCCGCACCTACGGCTGGATCATCCTGCTCGGTGAACACGGCGTCATCAACGACGCCCTGACGGACCTGGGCGTCCCGGGTGCGCCCTTCCAGATGCTCTACAACGAACTCGGCGTGGTCATCGGCACCACCTCGGTGATGCTGCCCTACACCGTGCTGCTGCTGTACGCGGTCATGAAGGGCATCGACCGCCGGCTCCCGGCCGCCGCGGCCAGCATGGGCGCGGGCAGGCTGACGATCTTCCGCCGGGTCTACCTGCCGATGGTCGCTCCCGGCCTGGTCAACGCGGGCATCCTGTGCTTCATCCTCTGCCTCGGCTACTACCTCACCCCTGCCCTCATGGGCGGCCCCAAGCAGGCCATGGTGGCCTCGCTCATCAGCGAGCAGGTGATGAAGCAGAGCCAGTGGAACGGCGCCGCCGCGCTCGGCATCATCCTGCTGCTCCTCACCTTCGGGGGTCTGCTCCTGCTGCGGCTGATCAAGGTGCTGAGCGAGGCCGCGAAGAACCGGGGTATCTCATGA
- a CDS encoding ABC transporter permease, producing MIALRSTLAGRIFLTVASTVILLFLALPIVLIVVTSFGKDAFGAFPPDSWTLGWYKVLFADGSKWPAALSLSALIASLTTAFSLLLGITAATALVRSNLPLRSAVYGLVLAPLVIPQVVIALGLFLLFEPAAMLGSPIAIALGHTVLASPIAVMILMATLKGIDERLEDAAASMGAGRLTVARRITLPLAMPGMIAAAVFSFITSFDEFFISQFLSSVDTTTLPVQVFNVLQFDVDPSVTAVSAVLIAIAVLALVLVAAVRRLGGGGKQDGLLPTEPAVGLSTGSEPS from the coding sequence ATGATCGCGCTGCGCTCGACACTGGCCGGACGGATCTTCCTGACCGTCGCCTCCACGGTGATCCTGCTGTTCCTCGCCCTGCCGATCGTCCTCATCGTCGTCACCTCCTTCGGCAAGGACGCCTTCGGCGCCTTCCCGCCGGACTCCTGGACGCTGGGCTGGTACAAGGTGCTGTTCGCCGACGGCAGCAAGTGGCCGGCGGCGCTGTCGCTGAGCGCCCTGATCGCCTCACTGACCACCGCGTTCTCGCTCCTCCTGGGCATCACGGCGGCCACGGCACTTGTCCGTAGCAACCTGCCGCTGCGCTCGGCGGTGTACGGACTGGTCCTCGCCCCGCTGGTGATCCCCCAAGTGGTCATCGCCCTCGGCCTGTTCCTTCTCTTCGAGCCGGCCGCCATGCTCGGCAGTCCGATCGCCATCGCCCTCGGCCACACCGTGCTCGCCTCACCGATCGCCGTGATGATCCTCATGGCCACACTGAAGGGCATCGACGAACGGCTGGAGGACGCGGCGGCCAGCATGGGCGCCGGCCGTCTCACCGTCGCCCGTCGCATCACGCTCCCCCTGGCGATGCCCGGCATGATCGCCGCCGCGGTCTTCTCCTTCATCACCAGCTTCGACGAGTTCTTCATCTCGCAGTTCCTGTCCTCGGTGGACACCACGACCCTGCCCGTCCAGGTGTTCAACGTCCTCCAGTTCGATGTCGACCCGTCCGTGACGGCCGTCAGCGCGGTGCTCATCGCGATCGCCGTCCTGGCCCTCGTCCTGGTCGCCGCCGTGCGCCGACTCGGCGGTGGCGGAAAGCAGGACGGTCTGCTGCCGACGGAGCCCGCGGTGGGCCTGTCCACCGGGAGTGAGCCCTCATGA
- a CDS encoding succinylglutamate desuccinylase/aspartoacylase domain-containing protein has product MTMNDATLSVGSLHAEPGTKARGIVRADLGTLTADIPLTLVNGSRPGPRVVITAGVHGGEFTPIDAVVRLADLLEPGEVHGQVIICPVVNPPAVYEGRLNISPVDGVNLNRVFPGDPAGGPTERLAAWLFAHLIDGADVYVDLHCGGIDQVLSDFVGYRLTGDPDLDKTTAELAGSFGIEDVILGLKADGGNSHAAAARRGISAVLVEVGSLGQRDEPTALRRVDGLLTALRHLGVLDHEGSAPAPVRTWVWSAGVTAEATGLWYPEFSFDADIIGEVTEGDLLGRIVDPADGTEHTVRAPAGGRIFYGMHGLTVAPGAELAALAVPWDPDAAPSPDTLRTPGAGRGSDEAAPRP; this is encoded by the coding sequence ATGACCATGAACGACGCCACCCTCTCCGTCGGCTCCCTGCACGCCGAGCCCGGCACCAAGGCCCGCGGCATCGTCCGGGCCGACCTCGGCACCCTCACCGCGGACATTCCGCTGACCCTGGTCAACGGCTCCCGCCCCGGACCCCGAGTCGTCATCACGGCGGGCGTGCACGGCGGCGAGTTCACGCCCATCGACGCCGTCGTACGGCTGGCGGACCTGCTGGAGCCCGGCGAGGTGCACGGCCAGGTCATCATCTGCCCCGTCGTTAACCCGCCCGCCGTGTACGAGGGCCGGCTCAACATCTCCCCGGTCGACGGCGTGAACCTCAACCGCGTCTTCCCCGGCGACCCGGCAGGCGGCCCCACCGAGCGGCTGGCCGCCTGGCTCTTCGCCCACCTCATCGACGGCGCCGACGTCTACGTCGACCTGCACTGCGGCGGCATCGACCAGGTTCTGAGTGACTTCGTCGGCTACCGCCTCACCGGTGACCCCGACCTCGACAAGACCACGGCCGAACTGGCAGGCTCCTTCGGCATCGAGGACGTCATCCTCGGACTGAAGGCCGACGGCGGCAACAGCCACGCGGCCGCCGCCCGCCGGGGCATCTCGGCGGTCCTGGTCGAGGTCGGCTCACTCGGACAGCGGGACGAGCCCACGGCCCTCCGCCGCGTCGACGGACTCCTCACGGCACTGCGCCACCTGGGAGTCCTCGACCACGAAGGCTCCGCCCCGGCGCCGGTCCGCACCTGGGTCTGGTCCGCCGGCGTCACCGCCGAGGCCACCGGCCTGTGGTACCCGGAGTTCTCCTTCGACGCCGACATCATCGGCGAAGTGACCGAAGGCGACCTCCTCGGCCGCATCGTCGACCCGGCCGACGGCACGGAGCACACGGTCCGCGCCCCGGCCGGCGGACGGATCTTCTACGGCATGCACGGTCTCACCGTCGCCCCCGGCGCCGAACTCGCCGCCCTCGCCGTGCCGTGGGACCCCGACGCGGCCCCGAGCCCCGACACCCTCCGCACCCCCGGCGCGGGCCGCGGGTCCGACGAGGCGGCTCCCCGCCCGTAG
- a CDS encoding succinylglutamate desuccinylase/aspartoacylase family protein translates to MYSIGPLTVAPGERAQGLIPVGTSSYGVELGIPLIVVNGAQDGPVLCVDAGVHGDEYDGQEAVRRVVAEIDPTTLRGTLVAIPCMNTPAFEAAARTSGLDHLNLNRIFPGDADGSYSLRLAATFVEQVVPAIDALVDLHTGGTFGEIAPLVILQGGYEELATDMALAAGHELVWKGGKWGGTVRHPTLAAGKPAITIEVGGGTYREENVTLHMHSIRNILRQLGMIDGAAELRDTYTTVSGTFARSDAGGFFVGHAEPGDTCKEGDLIAHIVDHYGNTLEEVLAPQDGIVLWVRRIRTVRPGDEVVIFGEVQGEIRP, encoded by the coding sequence ATGTACTCCATCGGTCCACTGACCGTCGCCCCCGGCGAGCGCGCCCAAGGCCTCATCCCGGTCGGCACCAGCAGCTACGGTGTGGAACTCGGCATCCCACTGATCGTCGTCAACGGCGCGCAGGACGGCCCGGTCCTGTGTGTGGACGCCGGCGTGCACGGCGACGAGTACGACGGCCAGGAAGCCGTCCGCCGCGTGGTCGCCGAGATCGACCCGACCACCCTGCGCGGCACGCTCGTCGCCATCCCGTGCATGAACACCCCGGCCTTCGAGGCGGCGGCCCGCACCAGCGGCCTGGACCACCTCAACCTCAACCGCATCTTCCCCGGTGACGCGGACGGCTCGTACTCGCTGCGCCTGGCCGCCACCTTCGTCGAGCAGGTCGTCCCGGCCATCGACGCCCTGGTCGACCTGCACACCGGCGGCACGTTCGGTGAGATCGCCCCGCTGGTCATCCTTCAGGGCGGCTACGAGGAACTGGCGACGGACATGGCCCTCGCGGCCGGGCACGAGCTGGTCTGGAAGGGCGGCAAGTGGGGCGGCACGGTGCGCCATCCCACCCTCGCGGCGGGCAAGCCCGCCATCACCATCGAGGTCGGCGGCGGCACCTACCGCGAGGAGAACGTCACCCTGCACATGCACTCCATCCGCAACATCCTCCGGCAACTCGGCATGATCGACGGTGCGGCGGAGCTGCGGGACACCTACACCACTGTCTCCGGCACTTTCGCCCGCTCCGACGCCGGCGGCTTCTTCGTCGGCCACGCCGAGCCGGGGGACACCTGCAAGGAAGGCGACCTGATCGCCCACATCGTCGACCACTACGGCAACACGCTGGAGGAGGTCCTCGCCCCGCAGGACGGCATCGTGCTCTGGGTCCGCCGGATCCGTACCGTCCGCCCCGGCGACGAGGTCGTCATCTTCGGCGAGGTGCAGGGAGAGATCCGGCCATGA
- a CDS encoding aminotransferase class III-fold pyridoxal phosphate-dependent enzyme translates to MTTSTRTPAGELSATAARHLLLNMTPNGSLGPEGENLLVIRRGEGPYVDDADGRRYIDGLSGLYCCQLGYSYGPEFAEAAEKQLRELCYSPLWTSSAHPTAIELAERLSRIAPVDIEHTFFSSGGAEAVETAWKIARRYHALRGEPGRTKAIARRGAYHGLTIGTLSLTDDPGLTEPYGPPAIDTRFVANTNRFGLAPEYADDGLYTARLLAELEDAILAEGPETVAMLIAEPVQNRGGCITPPQGYWQGLRALADRYGLLLVADEVITAFGRLGEWFGGDRYGARPDMVTVAKGITAGYAPMGATLVSQGVVEVVNRPGAVLNHGYTFAGHPLSAAIALRNLEIMERDRILENVRDLQGHLAGRMASLADLRIVGDVRGAGFFYACELVGDHEDGGFGDTARADLIADLIPRRLREAGLLARVYNRSAPLVQIAPPLISDRALLDRIADILAETLAEASARI, encoded by the coding sequence ATGACCACCAGCACCCGCACCCCGGCCGGTGAACTGTCCGCCACCGCGGCCAGACACCTGCTGCTCAACATGACCCCCAACGGCTCGCTCGGCCCGGAAGGCGAGAACCTCCTCGTCATCCGGCGGGGCGAGGGCCCGTACGTCGACGACGCCGACGGCAGGCGCTACATCGACGGCCTGTCCGGGCTGTACTGCTGCCAGCTCGGCTACTCCTACGGCCCCGAGTTCGCCGAGGCGGCGGAGAAGCAACTGCGCGAGCTGTGCTACAGCCCGCTGTGGACCTCTTCCGCTCACCCGACGGCGATCGAACTCGCCGAGCGGCTGTCCCGGATCGCCCCCGTGGACATCGAGCACACCTTTTTCTCCAGCGGCGGCGCCGAAGCCGTCGAGACCGCCTGGAAGATCGCCCGCCGCTACCACGCGCTGCGCGGCGAACCGGGCCGCACCAAGGCCATCGCTCGGCGCGGCGCCTACCACGGACTGACCATCGGCACCCTCTCCCTCACCGACGACCCCGGCCTGACGGAGCCGTACGGCCCGCCGGCGATCGACACCCGGTTCGTGGCCAACACCAACCGCTTCGGTCTCGCACCGGAATACGCGGACGACGGCCTGTACACGGCCCGGCTGCTCGCCGAGCTGGAGGACGCGATTCTGGCCGAGGGTCCGGAGACCGTCGCCATGCTCATCGCCGAGCCGGTGCAGAACCGGGGCGGCTGCATCACCCCGCCCCAGGGTTACTGGCAGGGTCTGCGGGCGCTGGCCGACCGGTACGGACTCCTGCTCGTCGCCGACGAGGTGATCACGGCCTTCGGCCGGCTCGGGGAGTGGTTCGGCGGGGACCGCTACGGCGCCCGCCCGGACATGGTCACCGTCGCCAAGGGCATCACCGCCGGTTACGCCCCCATGGGGGCAACTCTGGTCAGCCAGGGTGTCGTCGAGGTCGTCAACCGGCCCGGCGCGGTCCTCAACCACGGCTACACCTTCGCCGGGCACCCGCTGAGCGCGGCCATCGCCCTGCGCAACCTGGAGATCATGGAGCGGGACCGGATCCTGGAGAACGTCCGTGACCTCCAAGGCCACTTGGCGGGCCGCATGGCATCCCTCGCGGACCTGAGAATCGTCGGCGACGTCCGGGGAGCCGGGTTCTTCTACGCCTGCGAACTCGTCGGCGACCACGAGGACGGCGGCTTCGGCGACACCGCCCGCGCCGACCTGATCGCCGACCTGATCCCGCGCCGGCTGCGCGAGGCCGGCCTCCTCGCCCGCGTCTACAACCGGTCCGCGCCACTGGTCCAGATCGCGCCCCCGCTGATCAGCGACCGGGCCCTTCTCGACCGTATCGCCGACATCCTCGCGGAGACCCTCGCCGAGGCGTCCGCCCGCATCTGA
- a CDS encoding IclR family transcriptional regulator, with the protein MKSVIRSLRILEAVARHQPVTVGELTKLFGLPKSTVQRTLVTLNEAGWLRANRRDTTRWEIGARVLAVRPAALQGSSLFAAARDPMIRLRDTVNETIHLSVPDALHSMVVVDRVDCDHPVRTFHTIGDTSPLHATATGHAILAHLPRPEVDEFATGTFEGYGEETITDPEELRTELQRVRERGYAVNHNQYLQGICAIAAPVLDGDGVPLAAVAVSLPDSRFEPGRLAELGQLVTETAAEITARHLR; encoded by the coding sequence ATGAAGAGCGTCATCAGGTCACTGCGCATCCTGGAGGCGGTCGCCCGGCATCAGCCGGTCACCGTGGGCGAGTTGACGAAACTCTTCGGCCTACCGAAGTCGACGGTGCAGCGCACTCTGGTCACCCTCAACGAGGCGGGCTGGCTCCGGGCCAACCGCAGGGACACCACGCGCTGGGAGATCGGCGCCCGGGTACTGGCCGTACGACCCGCCGCCCTGCAGGGCTCCAGCCTGTTCGCCGCCGCCCGCGACCCCATGATCCGACTCCGGGACACGGTGAACGAGACCATCCATCTCTCGGTGCCCGACGCGCTGCACAGCATGGTCGTCGTGGACCGCGTCGACTGCGACCATCCCGTACGGACCTTCCACACCATCGGCGACACGTCACCGCTGCACGCCACGGCCACCGGGCACGCGATCCTCGCCCATCTCCCGCGTCCCGAGGTCGACGAGTTCGCGACGGGCACCTTCGAGGGGTACGGCGAGGAGACCATCACCGACCCCGAGGAGCTGCGCACGGAGCTCCAGCGGGTCAGGGAGCGTGGCTACGCCGTCAACCACAACCAGTACCTCCAGGGGATCTGCGCCATCGCCGCACCCGTCCTCGACGGTGACGGCGTCCCGCTGGCCGCCGTGGCCGTCTCGCTGCCCGACTCCCGCTTCGAGCCCGGCCGGCTCGCCGAGCTGGGGCAGCTGGTGACCGAGACGGCGGCCGAGATCACCGCCCGCCACCTGCGCTGA
- a CDS encoding ABC transporter substrate-binding protein codes for MRDVRIDRRLFLRGVGGVTAGLAAASALSACGTGSSRSTTAGSGKSSKTLVVRNSGGTYGEANQKAVYDAFTKETGIQIKVVNIAYAQLLAQIKQGRPQFDVIDTSMADVVRFKDEDATEALDYDRLKSTRNAGIAESLMMSHGVGKNYWASVMAYRTDAFDGKKPESWADFWDTKVFKGSRALQARDADLPELEFALLADGVPLDKLYPLDVERAFKALDDIKGSVRKYWDTGALPGVLLGREEVVATSVWHGRLDALIKGGSPLAYQWNGARRQSNGFCIPKGTANLDAAYQLVDFALRPDIQAAYAEVYPMAPVVPAAYKKLSSAAAGNLASSPEHLKSGFDLDVEWWIKNEAAVSKRWQEWVNA; via the coding sequence ATGAGAGATGTCCGGATAGACCGCCGGTTGTTCCTGCGCGGAGTCGGCGGAGTCACGGCGGGTCTCGCCGCCGCGTCCGCCCTGAGTGCCTGTGGCACCGGCAGCAGCCGCAGCACGACCGCCGGTAGCGGCAAGAGCTCCAAGACGCTGGTCGTGCGCAACAGCGGTGGCACGTACGGCGAGGCCAACCAGAAGGCGGTCTACGACGCGTTCACCAAGGAGACCGGCATCCAGATCAAGGTGGTGAACATCGCGTACGCGCAGCTGCTCGCCCAGATCAAGCAGGGCCGCCCGCAGTTCGACGTGATCGACACCTCGATGGCCGACGTGGTGCGCTTCAAGGACGAGGACGCGACCGAGGCGCTCGACTACGACCGGCTGAAGAGCACCAGGAACGCGGGTATCGCCGAGTCGCTGATGATGTCCCACGGCGTCGGCAAGAACTACTGGGCCAGCGTCATGGCGTACCGCACCGACGCCTTCGACGGGAAGAAGCCCGAGAGCTGGGCCGACTTCTGGGACACCAAGGTGTTCAAGGGCAGCCGCGCCCTCCAGGCCCGCGACGCGGACCTGCCCGAGCTGGAGTTCGCCCTCCTCGCCGACGGCGTGCCCCTGGACAAGCTGTACCCCCTCGATGTGGAGCGCGCCTTCAAGGCCCTCGACGACATCAAGGGATCCGTCCGCAAGTACTGGGACACCGGTGCCCTGCCCGGCGTGCTGCTGGGCCGCGAGGAGGTCGTCGCCACCAGCGTGTGGCACGGCCGTCTCGACGCCCTGATCAAGGGGGGCTCGCCGCTGGCGTACCAGTGGAACGGCGCCCGCCGGCAGAGCAACGGCTTCTGCATCCCCAAGGGGACCGCGAACCTCGACGCCGCCTACCAGCTCGTCGACTTCGCACTGCGTCCCGACATCCAGGCCGCCTACGCCGAGGTCTACCCGATGGCCCCGGTGGTGCCCGCCGCCTACAAGAAGCTCTCCTCGGCCGCCGCCGGGAACCTGGCCAGCTCGCCCGAGCACCTGAAGTCCGGGTTCGACCTGGACGTCGAGTGGTGGATCAAGAACGAGGCGGCCGTGTCCAAGCGCTGGCAGGAGTGGGTCAATGCCTGA
- a CDS encoding ABC transporter ATP-binding protein translates to MPELNLKSPHQSSPAVSPPPGTGTGKPLSVTDLRKTYSGVTAVDTVSMEIAGGEFVTFLGSSGSGKTTTLMMIAGFCEPDSGSIVVGGRDVTRLAPQKRGLGFVFQQYLLFPHMTVWENVAFPLQLRGVPKAELRRRVGETLEIAGLSAMARRRPRELSGGQQQRVALCRALVYRPPVILMDEPLGALDKKLRDQLQTEIKRIQQELGLTVIYVTHDQEEALVLSDRIAVMRDGRIDQFDTPRELFERPRTPFVADFLGAANFLPGTVQQQTSERTVVKLDTGGLLKARPQTGVEGARVRAAVQPGRLRLCTPGDGFCTGTVETVTYVGTLVRVTVRPAGDAGTGLVRLELPAGQAPVTGEQVSLTAHPDDVSVFAAEGGG, encoded by the coding sequence ATGCCTGAGCTGAACCTGAAGTCCCCGCACCAGTCCTCCCCGGCGGTCTCCCCGCCGCCGGGGACCGGCACCGGCAAACCCCTCTCCGTCACGGACCTGCGCAAGACGTACAGCGGCGTGACCGCTGTCGACACGGTCTCCATGGAGATCGCGGGCGGCGAGTTCGTCACCTTCCTGGGGTCCTCCGGCTCCGGCAAGACCACCACCCTGATGATGATCGCCGGGTTCTGCGAGCCCGACTCCGGCAGCATCGTCGTCGGCGGCCGTGACGTGACCCGCCTCGCCCCGCAGAAGCGCGGCCTCGGCTTCGTCTTCCAGCAGTACCTGCTCTTCCCGCACATGACGGTCTGGGAGAACGTCGCCTTCCCGCTCCAACTGCGGGGCGTGCCCAAGGCGGAGCTGCGCCGCCGGGTGGGGGAGACCCTGGAGATCGCCGGGCTCTCGGCCATGGCCCGCCGCCGGCCGCGCGAGCTGTCCGGTGGCCAGCAGCAGCGTGTCGCGCTGTGCCGGGCGCTGGTCTACCGGCCGCCGGTGATCCTCATGGACGAGCCGCTCGGCGCCCTGGACAAGAAGCTGCGCGACCAGCTGCAGACCGAGATCAAGCGCATCCAGCAGGAACTCGGCCTGACCGTCATCTATGTGACGCACGATCAGGAGGAGGCGCTGGTCCTGTCCGACCGGATCGCGGTGATGCGGGACGGGCGGATCGACCAGTTCGACACCCCGCGTGAGCTCTTCGAGCGCCCGCGCACCCCGTTCGTCGCCGACTTCCTCGGCGCGGCCAACTTCCTGCCCGGCACCGTCCAGCAGCAGACCTCCGAGCGCACCGTCGTGAAGCTCGACACCGGAGGCCTGCTCAAGGCCCGCCCGCAGACAGGAGTCGAGGGAGCCCGGGTACGGGCCGCAGTGCAGCCCGGCCGGCTCCGGCTGTGTACCCCCGGCGACGGGTTCTGTACCGGCACCGTCGAGACGGTCACCTACGTGGGCACCCTCGTCCGCGTCACCGTCCGCCCGGCGGGCGACGCCGGCACCGGCCTCGTACGGCTGGAACTCCCGGCCGGACAGGCCCCGGTCACCGGCGAACAGGTCAGCCTGACCGCCCACCCCGACGACGTCAGCGTGTTCGCGGCGGAAGGAGGCGGGTGA
- a CDS encoding IclR family transcriptional regulator, protein MKSVTRSLRILEAVAQHQPVTVGELTKLFGLPKSTVQRTLVTLAEAGWLRANRKDTTRWEIGARVLAVRPAALQGSSLFAAAREPMIRLRDTVNETIHLSVPDALQCVVVVDRVDCDHPVRTFHTIGDTSPLHATAVGRAILAQLPKQDVEELIAQGLERFSDTTPADPDELRAELDRIRADGYAVNRNQYRPGVYALAAPVLDENGTPLAAVAISMPDSRYDVKRESEWGGLVAGAAEEISGRLLGG, encoded by the coding sequence ATGAAGAGCGTCACGAGATCGCTGCGCATCCTGGAGGCGGTCGCCCAGCATCAGCCGGTCACCGTCGGGGAGTTGACGAAACTCTTCGGCTTGCCGAAGTCGACCGTGCAGCGCACTCTGGTCACCCTGGCGGAGGCGGGCTGGCTGCGCGCGAACCGCAAGGACACGACACGCTGGGAGATCGGCGCCCGGGTACTGGCCGTACGGCCCGCCGCCCTCCAGGGCTCCAGCCTGTTCGCCGCCGCCCGCGAACCCATGATCCGACTCCGGGACACGGTCAACGAGACCATCCACCTGTCGGTGCCCGACGCTCTACAGTGCGTGGTCGTGGTGGACCGCGTCGACTGCGACCACCCGGTACGGACCTTCCACACCATCGGCGACACCTCACCCCTGCACGCCACCGCCGTGGGGCGGGCGATCCTCGCCCAGCTTCCGAAGCAGGACGTCGAGGAACTCATCGCCCAGGGCCTGGAGCGCTTCAGCGACACGACCCCCGCCGACCCCGACGAGCTGCGCGCCGAACTGGACCGGATCCGCGCCGACGGCTACGCGGTCAACCGGAATCAGTACCGGCCGGGCGTCTACGCCCTCGCCGCACCCGTGCTCGACGAGAACGGGACGCCGTTGGCCGCCGTGGCCATCTCGATGCCCGACTCCCGGTACGACGTGAAACGGGAGTCCGAGTGGGGTGGCCTCGTGGCCGGCGCGGCAGAGGAGATCAGCGGACGCCTACTGGGCGGCTGA
- the solA gene encoding N-methyl-L-tryptophan oxidase has product MSAARKRVAVVGVGTMGSQAAWRLAARGAEVVGYDRFAPGHDRGAAGGETRIFRSAHFEDSRYVPLLKHADALWEQLQQETGRELRRLTGCLLMGPTGHHQMATVLESIAEHDLDHEVLDAELLAKRFSQYRIEDGDAAVLDRRAGFIRPELTIQSAARRAEQLGAVIHRYSTVREIVPVAGGVEIRTDSGSERFDTAVVTPGPWVNDLLPDLPWEVDVRRLVSAWYVPTAPEAWFGEERPAFIRTAPTHCYGLPSPDGISVKLGLSRALHQPAGDPNQLDRTVRPEELEIFSELIGRHLPDLHPDPTRLSVYMEGYTESSRPLVGPLPGAENVILLAGFSGHGFKLSPAFGDIAADLALDGTSPQPIDFISTVGRTEA; this is encoded by the coding sequence GTGTCAGCTGCCAGGAAGCGCGTCGCCGTCGTCGGCGTCGGAACGATGGGCAGCCAGGCCGCCTGGCGGCTGGCGGCCCGAGGCGCCGAGGTCGTCGGGTACGACCGGTTCGCCCCGGGCCACGACCGCGGTGCCGCCGGCGGTGAGACCCGGATCTTCCGCAGCGCGCACTTCGAGGACTCCCGCTACGTCCCGCTGCTCAAGCACGCCGACGCCCTGTGGGAGCAACTGCAGCAGGAGACCGGCCGTGAGCTGCGCCGGCTGACCGGATGTCTGCTGATGGGGCCGACCGGGCACCATCAGATGGCCACCGTCCTGGAGTCCATCGCGGAGCACGACCTCGACCACGAGGTGCTGGATGCCGAGCTTCTGGCGAAACGTTTCTCCCAGTACCGCATCGAGGACGGCGACGCGGCCGTGCTCGACCGCCGCGCCGGTTTCATCCGCCCCGAGCTGACCATCCAGAGCGCCGCCCGCCGCGCCGAGCAGCTGGGCGCGGTGATCCACCGCTACAGCACGGTCCGCGAGATCGTCCCCGTCGCGGGTGGTGTCGAGATCCGCACCGACTCCGGCAGTGAGCGCTTCGACACCGCCGTCGTCACCCCCGGCCCCTGGGTCAACGACCTGCTGCCCGACCTGCCGTGGGAGGTGGACGTCCGCCGCCTGGTCAGCGCCTGGTACGTGCCGACCGCCCCCGAGGCCTGGTTCGGCGAGGAGCGCCCGGCGTTCATCCGCACGGCACCCACCCACTGCTACGGCCTGCCCTCCCCGGACGGCATCTCCGTCAAGCTCGGCCTCTCCCGCGCCCTGCACCAGCCCGCGGGCGACCCGAACCAGCTGGACCGGACGGTGCGACCCGAGGAGCTGGAGATCTTCTCCGAGTTGATCGGGCGTCACTTGCCGGACCTGCACCCGGACCCCACCCGGCTCTCCGTCTACATGGAGGGCTACACCGAGAGCAGCCGCCCCCTGGTCGGCCCGCTGCCCGGCGCCGAGAACGTGATCCTGCTCGCCGGGTTCTCCGGCCACGGCTTCAAGCTCTCGCCCGCCTTCGGCGACATCGCCGCAGACCTGGCGCTGGACGGCACCTCGCCCCAGCCCATCGACTTCATCTCCACCGTCGGCCGTACGGAGGCATGA